A stretch of Fibrobacter sp. DNA encodes these proteins:
- a CDS encoding T9SS type A sorting domain-containing protein — translation MKKISYVAFLLLTLVASVFAAEGEKFHYQCYNKGLFKEGDSPVAAPDVGRYCYVNYGKAMADSAVQSKDDLAENGSTTNWNDVVNVIQTYPNGVSLNSLHLILLSDLKFPGYNDITKSCFDNASSITLTEKDFTQTAFVFDGKKHVIKNYCQQGRHEVGFFGTLLTKHNELNDVTFENAYIEMTDDNTASTLNKVAVFVDSVGPGSLTGISIKNSKIVVNNNSGKNSEIFLGAIGARVGNVQIQQDTVENVSITGSVGTLGSGSFYVGGLVGTADFIGDEGRGTFTANRASVQIDLPEVADVDVGGLAGFVRVGGGSYHYIQRNYVSPHTSINGGNADSLFIIKLSQKEMRRVNAGGLVGRLYAVSSFVDCSVENNSVVGRLSVAATKITSDDSPLESGAVGGLFGYVFLGDRTLTIIYNKIIGDVDVNDMFVGTGSYYCGYVAGVVEESLGSNAKNRLLLNYHYGFADQNVDKYVKFWGVFGADGPKEIDSSIRNEIRYNYRNAIGKGNDVKLAANGSLNYEGTVYGPTATYDNPILSEEDMKSRLFAYVLIENGKAISVASGNPHPSWEVDSTNGGLPYITDKQSVYMVAIDISKFSNFTVSPVENDLYDKFKNLKKFYDSKRDRTQYRYVALTDINGRLPKDFVDAYEKDVKNNGYALNYDNRAATLSPYKVYELKNRSGYHEYEVVEEIPFNIEYGILGLDPNGGLHIDKFEDETYFVYSPAKVEKAGAYDVTKIIPRIFDTSDNNAEWFVSAYELRCVNEEGLDVRKEGDDVDINHWSLSRILNEIVSAGDVYKTCANTPTLRLGYEKLSTGVAKTIAVSPNEWSLDTPVEIYGYKKGQLERLDSTSVGPDPVYVPWTSQYKIDLMSRGYEHVKPMEVDVWYFDQYFYASAEMLLDCLKDHPLKLDGCFEQTEYEHKYYDSASAYLGSPDEISAAIETYPAVRWRVPLDSSKKISLDSLTAGLFRNVNTDLSNVLIKIVPRPNVIPEIYSIAFMLDDTTGVLREYPFYHSQTGEVYAWGDTVDYCIDGDLCMRDYPHDIYRNDGCVVGWTSENMKMNDSTLKFGLGGDFQFELLSEALEPGASTLYPLWAPAAYCAEEKLSEEDNVKWSGANVEGTFTRTVMNVLGGEVIILDIDKRAEILDTTIRYLGKSKSMLLPLNDPVEIAITRKRILQFEAKAGFKAPEYMTLSYDSSRVSDFSNLDVDFTSIHVKDGDSLPSDLRWSVLEGVFEMVDTSSLAFVDTAVISSGYAARLKVSTTKFAAGRDATLKISFTDNLGNELKFPKAIDTAIVETPFVLDTTFILRPGSYVVRGELRDAWDSVATFTSHVVVSSEIPAGKDKWIMVNLKAVDMKSVGKDDDQIFYWWNDNADVGEFWRYIRFIPGEDLAANRGYWYSSLEGRSLKINTSYVDSVYDVVWNLVNGYDGWNLVSNPHSWDIAVPDSLDMSCWDESVSNYDDCHNVLRGFRAAWVHVEKSNKVKLKGEPVFTSGVAGFKKRALAKAKNAENWTISAVLADNRGHQDFWNVLGMGEELEGYEPPAGMGDQVNFSIKNGKKFLAKSVKAAPASSKDAADLEWDVVLSASSDRKGKLSFDGLDGIAGFGYHLYVTMDGKTSELMAGDTLPVALKAAGTTAKVRVTKEKLYFKTSVDGLRMAQSGNKLNVSFTATENLAGTRVVVDVLGMDGKVISSIADKAAAGTNAVTLDAPKPGLYMLRVRVASQQASRKILVK, via the coding sequence ATGAAAAAGATCTCGTATGTTGCTTTTTTGTTGTTGACGCTGGTTGCGTCTGTTTTTGCTGCAGAAGGTGAAAAATTCCATTACCAATGCTATAACAAAGGCTTGTTCAAGGAGGGGGACAGTCCTGTCGCCGCACCAGATGTTGGTAGGTATTGCTATGTGAACTATGGCAAGGCCATGGCTGATTCTGCGGTTCAGAGTAAGGATGATCTTGCGGAAAATGGTTCAACTACCAATTGGAATGATGTAGTTAATGTAATCCAAACGTATCCAAATGGGGTCTCCCTCAATTCGCTCCATTTGATTTTGCTGTCTGATTTGAAATTTCCAGGCTATAACGATATTACAAAGAGTTGCTTTGATAATGCTTCTTCGATAACTTTGACCGAAAAGGATTTTACACAAACAGCTTTTGTTTTTGATGGGAAAAAACACGTTATCAAGAACTATTGTCAACAAGGACGTCACGAAGTTGGCTTTTTTGGAACATTGTTGACTAAGCATAATGAACTTAATGACGTGACTTTTGAAAATGCCTATATAGAAATGACGGATGATAACACGGCTTCAACACTTAATAAAGTGGCGGTTTTTGTAGATAGTGTTGGCCCAGGCTCTCTAACGGGTATCTCCATAAAAAATTCAAAAATCGTGGTCAACAATAATTCTGGAAAAAATTCTGAGATTTTTCTGGGAGCGATAGGAGCTCGTGTTGGGAATGTTCAAATTCAACAGGATACGGTGGAAAATGTTTCCATAACTGGATCGGTTGGTACTTTAGGATCAGGTTCTTTCTATGTTGGCGGCCTTGTTGGAACTGCTGATTTTATAGGGGATGAAGGACGAGGAACCTTTACTGCAAATAGGGCGTCTGTGCAAATTGATTTGCCGGAAGTAGCTGATGTTGATGTTGGTGGCTTGGCTGGTTTTGTGAGAGTGGGCGGTGGTTCCTATCATTATATTCAAAGGAATTATGTCTCTCCTCATACTTCGATTAATGGGGGAAATGCAGATTCTTTGTTTATTATAAAGTTGTCACAAAAAGAAATGCGTCGAGTGAATGCCGGTGGCCTGGTTGGAAGACTGTACGCTGTCTCTTCGTTTGTTGATTGCTCTGTTGAAAACAACAGCGTTGTTGGACGCTTGTCTGTGGCTGCTACAAAAATAACGAGCGATGATTCTCCTTTGGAATCAGGGGCTGTGGGTGGCCTTTTTGGGTATGTTTTTTTGGGTGATCGAACGCTCACGATTATTTATAATAAAATCATTGGGGATGTGGATGTTAACGATATGTTCGTAGGAACTGGTTCTTACTACTGTGGCTATGTAGCAGGTGTTGTGGAAGAAAGTTTGGGGTCAAATGCGAAGAATCGTTTGCTTTTGAATTACCATTATGGTTTTGCTGATCAAAATGTTGATAAGTATGTGAAGTTCTGGGGCGTGTTTGGTGCTGATGGTCCTAAAGAAATTGATTCTTCAATCCGTAATGAAATCCGCTATAATTACCGTAATGCTATAGGAAAAGGAAACGATGTTAAGCTTGCTGCCAACGGTTCCTTGAATTATGAAGGTACGGTATACGGCCCAACCGCAACGTATGACAATCCAATTCTGAGTGAAGAGGACATGAAGTCACGCTTGTTTGCCTACGTGTTGATTGAGAATGGAAAAGCCATTTCTGTGGCTAGCGGAAACCCCCACCCCTCCTGGGAGGTTGATTCTACCAATGGGGGCTTGCCGTATATAACAGACAAGCAATCTGTGTATATGGTGGCAATTGATATTTCGAAATTTTCAAACTTTACGGTTTCGCCTGTTGAAAATGATCTGTATGACAAATTCAAGAATTTGAAAAAATTTTACGACTCAAAAAGAGATCGTACACAATATCGTTATGTGGCACTGACTGATATTAATGGCCGACTGCCCAAAGACTTTGTTGACGCCTATGAAAAGGACGTGAAAAATAACGGGTATGCGTTGAATTATGATAATCGTGCAGCGACTCTTTCCCCTTATAAAGTGTACGAATTAAAAAATAGGTCGGGTTATCATGAGTATGAAGTTGTTGAAGAGATTCCTTTTAATATTGAATATGGAATTTTAGGATTGGATCCTAACGGAGGTCTCCATATTGATAAGTTTGAGGATGAAACCTATTTTGTCTATTCTCCAGCCAAGGTTGAAAAAGCTGGTGCTTATGATGTGACAAAGATTATTCCTAGAATATTTGATACGAGTGATAATAATGCAGAATGGTTTGTTAGTGCTTATGAACTACGCTGTGTAAATGAGGAGGGTCTCGATGTCCGTAAAGAAGGGGATGATGTAGATATTAATCATTGGAGCTTGTCTAGAATTTTAAACGAAATTGTTTCAGCAGGCGACGTGTATAAGACATGCGCAAATACTCCGACATTACGTTTGGGATATGAAAAGCTGAGTACAGGTGTTGCGAAGACTATTGCTGTTTCTCCAAACGAATGGTCCTTGGATACTCCCGTTGAAATTTACGGATACAAAAAGGGCCAATTGGAAAGGCTTGACAGTACCTCTGTTGGTCCAGATCCTGTTTATGTTCCTTGGACTTCCCAGTATAAAATTGATTTGATGAGCCGTGGCTATGAGCATGTCAAGCCAATGGAGGTGGATGTCTGGTATTTTGATCAATATTTTTATGCCAGTGCAGAAATGTTGTTGGATTGCTTGAAGGATCACCCCTTGAAACTAGATGGTTGTTTTGAACAGACAGAATATGAGCATAAATACTATGATTCTGCTTCCGCTTATTTGGGCTCTCCTGATGAGATTAGTGCGGCCATCGAAACTTATCCTGCTGTTCGTTGGAGAGTTCCATTGGACTCCTCCAAAAAAATATCCTTGGATAGTTTGACTGCAGGCTTGTTTAGAAATGTAAATACTGACTTAAGTAACGTTTTGATCAAGATTGTTCCGAGACCCAATGTTATTCCGGAAATCTACAGCATCGCCTTTATGCTAGATGATACTACCGGTGTACTCAGAGAGTATCCGTTTTATCATTCGCAAACAGGCGAGGTGTATGCCTGGGGTGATACCGTTGATTATTGCATTGATGGGGATCTATGCATGCGAGATTATCCGCATGACATCTATCGCAATGACGGGTGTGTTGTGGGGTGGACTTCCGAGAACATGAAAATGAATGACTCAACCTTGAAATTCGGCTTGGGGGGCGATTTCCAGTTTGAGCTTCTTAGTGAAGCCTTGGAACCTGGTGCGTCGACGCTGTATCCCCTCTGGGCTCCCGCAGCGTATTGCGCCGAAGAAAAGCTTTCTGAAGAAGATAACGTCAAGTGGTCTGGAGCTAATGTTGAAGGAACCTTTACCCGGACTGTAATGAATGTTTTGGGTGGTGAAGTGATAATCCTGGACATTGATAAAAGAGCTGAGATTCTTGATACAACAATTCGTTATTTGGGAAAGAGCAAGTCAATGCTTCTTCCGCTAAATGATCCTGTGGAAATTGCAATTACTCGCAAACGAATTCTGCAATTTGAAGCCAAGGCTGGGTTCAAGGCTCCGGAATACATGACGCTTAGTTATGATAGTTCCCGCGTGTCAGATTTTTCGAATCTTGATGTTGATTTCACTTCGATTCATGTGAAGGACGGGGATTCCTTGCCGTCTGATTTAAGATGGAGTGTGCTAGAGGGTGTTTTTGAAATGGTGGATACTTCATCTCTTGCATTTGTTGACACCGCAGTGATTTCTTCTGGATATGCGGCTCGCTTGAAGGTTTCTACAACCAAGTTTGCTGCAGGTCGTGATGCAACGTTGAAGATTTCCTTTACGGATAATCTTGGCAATGAACTTAAATTCCCGAAGGCTATTGACACCGCAATTGTTGAAACGCCCTTTGTCTTGGATACTACGTTCATTCTTCGCCCTGGCAGCTATGTTGTTCGTGGAGAATTACGAGATGCATGGGATTCCGTGGCAACCTTTACATCTCATGTCGTAGTTTCCTCCGAAATCCCTGCCGGTAAGGATAAGTGGATTATGGTTAATCTTAAGGCTGTTGACATGAAGAGCGTGGGCAAGGACGATGACCAGATTTTCTACTGGTGGAATGACAACGCCGACGTTGGGGAATTCTGGCGATACATCCGCTTTATTCCGGGTGAAGACTTAGCTGCAAATAGAGGTTATTGGTATAGCTCTCTGGAAGGTCGCTCTCTGAAAATCAATACATCCTATGTAGATAGTGTCTACGATGTGGTCTGGAACTTGGTCAATGGCTACGATGGCTGGAACCTTGTAAGCAATCCCCACAGCTGGGATATCGCGGTCCCAGATTCTTTGGATATGTCCTGCTGGGATGAAAGTGTTTCTAATTACGACGATTGTCATAATGTACTGCGTGGATTCAGGGCTGCCTGGGTTCATGTGGAAAAGTCCAACAAGGTAAAGTTGAAGGGCGAGCCTGTCTTTACTTCGGGTGTAGCCGGCTTCAAGAAGCGCGCCTTGGCGAAGGCCAAGAATGCGGAAAACTGGACCATCAGTGCTGTTCTTGCAGATAATCGTGGCCATCAGGATTTCTGGAACGTGTTGGGTATGGGCGAGGAGCTTGAAGGCTATGAACCTCCTGCCGGCATGGGCGACCAGGTGAATTTCTCCATCAAGAATGGCAAGAAGTTCCTGGCTAAGTCCGTGAAGGCCGCTCCCGCATCTTCCAAGGATGCTGCTGATCTGGAATGGGACGTGGTGCTGAGCGCCTCTTCTGATCGCAAGGGCAAGCTTTCATTCGATGGTCTGGATGGTATTGCCGGCTTTGGATATCATCTGTACGTGACTATGGATGGCAAGACTTCTGAATTAATGGCCGGTGATACGCTTCCTGTGGCCCTTAAGGCGGCAGGGACCACTGCCAAGGTTCGCGTCACCAAGGAAAAGCTGTATTTCAAGACCTCCGTGGATGGCCTCCGTATGGCACAGTCCGGAAACAAGTTGAATGTGAGCTTTACCGCTACCGAAAATCTGGCTGGTACCCGCGTGGTGGTGGATGTGCTGGGTATGGATGGCAAGGTGATTTCCTCCATCGCCGACAAGGCTGCGGCCGGAACCAACGCCGTAACTCTGGATGCCCCCAAGCCAGGCCTCTATATGCTCCGTGTCCGAGTGGCAAGTCAACAGGCTAGCCGCAAGATTTTGGTGAAATAA
- a CDS encoding T9SS type A sorting domain-containing protein, which produces MITRQLFVKMAMLLSCGMAFAAPGTKFFTLTEEKVTSQARPGTVAKVTGYNLYLRQADTGCEAGRLFEEGTCLGSVANTPENLFKLLDEQWVNHKGDPGTEVPSLTFMTDIDLLEFSAKTAVGKCEVNHVAWPVPTGAVINGNNKTVKNLCFVSDKPMTNAMGLFELVDGTNVSNLKIDNVRMSVGGSNDGADYYPMGAFAGITNMTTVQNVTVSNVDIQGPVAGGIVGLLKTSTLKSINNHKNISVTNNVTITKGYAGSKTFESFSLSRDSVSSHDAFVGGLVGVILRAENAGDPSLDDVFATVTVKDLAKGHKSAVGGIAGVYKTVGETISGIGIGRKIVPATCGWGGYCTPASVSDATEASEISGGSSMGGLFGAVVVYNNYEYSTDDANKFHLTMKNCAFKGSISDASVYASEDAGRVMAVGGIVGWDSLQTNDMSLSIEESNAEATIQDSVETAGNYYYYAGGITGYGDDRLCNNGVKDASAAMSFSNNTASGSINIKASSSDIEGLHVQTFVGGVVGTACLSQSAKNFVGNTSSVDIALDIKTVADENLVTNGANVYDTLIVGGLAGFVATGLTTTLQVSKDVFKGSISVEDNLNTTMIGGIIGGTLQRGVNTQGNGHKIDFASMKVEKLNEKFVDYKMNSATKPYSALQISRVGGICGFCSELEKMDLISVMGSIEVSGNSAGDSLLVGGLAGSLYASEATLAFITRSFVNGDIAVSANAANKKVGFMIGSAVFNKGCALTSNYHYGENDADVTMPAGALYRGGELAETWMSSINVSYTVRNGAAENLDEIQFNGTKLAANMKVDEFTKFLKAPYANIQNQGWVRLDGKNNDLPYVEGDASGCDAGSFLVNYFDKDLSLTKHECVPTGKTIQKFTTEDVAYPDSMHCTGWRVLDANKDTVDFDLKTPIDAEVNLYAKYELNTYTVTFTKGGSAVGSPKVVAHGESVEFPTVSGGAWDSLGYNFVGWNDSVSVLRVIKNLDIGAVYDPKVTYYTYLNADTTVFKQESYTYPAKREVIPDGPEMVDGTGVYEFKFLEWISVESEEYVGNVYQALYDTSKAVYTIVFKDKEGNVYGDTLRLEYGEKIEYPNAQKPGKELVGWLPEPEFVTKSEEIIAFFVDVKSSSSVEAESSSSSVVPESSSSSSSESVLVKKEMITDTNTVHQESYSKAVKLEFSIKDADPKHNTDVALIVRREGSEDSIAKAMTFDGIASIDTAWELTVSAAGNYTADLVIANGAFVDSVKFSFVVEDRITVTQNSWNMVAMSAIKSQKQEWGKGGAFFWWDESNPVGDYWQYKAYAGESAEDTKGFWYGTTAGTPLVIEGVANCKDSMIVWGLKNVYSGWNLVANPCGWSVDLSKGENDSGEKVVFWQWNAAKSDYDSVKVIGPYSAVWVNVKKATTWRMPSAPSFNVVTKKMSAEDKFKSLRKSALRKASSKNWSVLAVLSDNNGKTDSWNILGAGETSETTLEPPSGMGDRVNLYVKDGKEALAKSVKAVADEYEWTLNVNASTNREGKISFEGVDELQAAGLHLYVTVDGVTSEVKPGESVKVALTKSYKQVNVRVASAPKAIAVASQINGFRAVKAADGLQMQFETTGDLAGAASRYALVDVKGKVIASGNFSASAGNNSITVAAPKAGMYFVQLKVGSQMSSAKVLVK; this is translated from the coding sequence ATGATTACACGACAGCTTTTTGTTAAAATGGCTATGCTGCTCAGTTGCGGCATGGCCTTTGCTGCCCCAGGAACTAAATTTTTCACCTTGACCGAAGAAAAAGTTACTTCGCAGGCAAGACCTGGTACTGTAGCAAAAGTAACGGGCTACAACTTGTATTTGCGTCAGGCGGATACTGGGTGCGAAGCTGGTCGCTTGTTTGAAGAAGGAACTTGCCTTGGCTCTGTGGCCAATACCCCCGAGAACTTGTTCAAGTTGCTGGATGAACAGTGGGTTAACCATAAGGGCGATCCCGGTACCGAAGTTCCGTCCTTGACCTTTATGACCGATATCGACTTGCTTGAATTCTCTGCTAAAACTGCTGTAGGCAAGTGCGAGGTCAACCACGTTGCTTGGCCTGTGCCGACCGGCGCCGTGATTAACGGTAACAACAAAACTGTCAAGAATCTTTGTTTTGTTTCCGATAAGCCGATGACCAATGCCATGGGTCTTTTTGAACTTGTGGATGGAACAAATGTTTCCAACCTGAAGATCGACAATGTCCGTATGTCGGTTGGTGGCAGTAACGATGGCGCCGACTACTATCCTATGGGTGCATTTGCTGGCATCACCAATATGACTACGGTCCAGAACGTTACCGTAAGTAACGTAGATATCCAGGGTCCCGTCGCAGGTGGTATTGTTGGTCTTCTCAAGACTTCTACCTTGAAGAGCATCAATAACCATAAAAACATTTCAGTTACAAACAATGTTACTATTACCAAAGGCTATGCAGGGTCCAAGACTTTTGAAAGCTTTTCCCTTAGTAGAGATTCCGTTTCCTCTCACGATGCTTTTGTGGGCGGTCTTGTTGGCGTAATCCTCCGTGCTGAAAATGCCGGCGACCCTTCTTTGGATGACGTGTTTGCAACTGTTACTGTAAAGGATTTGGCCAAGGGCCATAAGTCTGCAGTGGGCGGTATTGCTGGTGTGTACAAAACTGTGGGTGAAACGATTTCTGGCATTGGCATCGGCAGAAAAATTGTCCCTGCTACCTGTGGCTGGGGTGGCTACTGCACTCCTGCCTCGGTTTCGGATGCAACGGAAGCTTCTGAAATTTCTGGTGGTAGCTCCATGGGCGGTCTTTTTGGTGCTGTGGTGGTTTATAACAATTATGAATACAGTACGGATGATGCTAACAAGTTCCACCTTACAATGAAAAATTGCGCATTCAAGGGCTCTATTTCTGATGCTTCTGTTTATGCCTCCGAAGATGCCGGTCGTGTGATGGCTGTTGGTGGCATCGTTGGCTGGGATTCTCTTCAGACAAATGATATGTCCTTGTCTATCGAAGAAAGCAATGCTGAAGCAACCATTCAGGACTCTGTAGAAACTGCTGGTAACTATTACTACTATGCAGGTGGTATTACAGGTTATGGTGATGATCGCCTTTGCAACAATGGTGTAAAGGATGCTTCTGCTGCAATGTCTTTTTCTAATAATACCGCTTCGGGCTCTATCAATATTAAGGCTTCTAGCTCCGATATTGAAGGCCTGCATGTACAGACTTTTGTTGGTGGCGTTGTTGGCACAGCTTGCTTGTCTCAAAGTGCAAAGAATTTTGTAGGTAACACCTCTTCTGTTGACATTGCTTTGGATATTAAGACCGTTGCTGACGAAAATCTGGTTACGAATGGCGCAAACGTTTATGACACCCTTATTGTAGGTGGCCTTGCAGGATTTGTTGCGACAGGCTTAACAACGACCTTGCAGGTTTCCAAGGATGTCTTTAAGGGCTCCATTTCCGTGGAAGATAATTTAAATACAACCATGATTGGCGGTATCATTGGTGGTACTTTGCAGCGTGGAGTGAATACTCAAGGTAATGGACATAAGATTGATTTTGCCAGTATGAAGGTTGAAAAACTGAATGAAAAGTTCGTTGACTACAAAATGAATTCTGCGACCAAGCCCTATTCTGCATTGCAAATTTCTAGAGTGGGCGGTATTTGCGGCTTCTGTAGTGAACTTGAGAAAATGGATCTTATCAGCGTGATGGGTTCCATCGAAGTGTCTGGCAATTCTGCTGGAGATTCCTTGCTTGTGGGTGGCCTTGCGGGATCCCTTTATGCATCGGAAGCAACATTGGCTTTCATTACTAGAAGCTTTGTAAATGGCGACATTGCAGTTTCCGCTAATGCTGCAAATAAAAAAGTCGGCTTTATGATTGGTTCTGCAGTCTTTAACAAGGGTTGCGCTCTTACATCTAACTACCATTATGGTGAAAATGATGCTGATGTGACCATGCCGGCAGGCGCTCTTTATAGAGGCGGCGAACTTGCTGAAACATGGATGTCCAGTATCAATGTGTCTTACACAGTACGAAATGGTGCTGCTGAAAATTTGGATGAAATTCAATTCAATGGAACCAAACTTGCCGCAAATATGAAGGTGGATGAATTCACCAAGTTCCTCAAGGCTCCGTATGCCAATATCCAGAATCAGGGTTGGGTTCGTTTGGATGGCAAGAATAACGATTTGCCTTATGTGGAAGGTGATGCCTCTGGTTGTGACGCTGGATCATTCCTGGTGAATTACTTCGACAAGGATTTGTCCCTTACCAAGCATGAATGTGTGCCGACAGGTAAAACCATCCAAAAGTTTACTACCGAAGATGTGGCTTATCCGGATAGTATGCATTGTACTGGTTGGAGAGTCCTTGATGCAAATAAGGATACCGTTGATTTTGACTTGAAAACACCTATTGACGCAGAAGTAAATCTTTACGCAAAGTATGAACTCAATACCTATACGGTGACCTTTACAAAGGGTGGTTCTGCCGTTGGTTCCCCGAAGGTTGTTGCTCATGGTGAAAGTGTCGAATTTCCGACGGTTTCTGGTGGTGCATGGGATTCCCTGGGCTACAATTTTGTTGGCTGGAACGACTCTGTTAGCGTTCTGCGTGTAATCAAGAACTTGGATATCGGTGCCGTCTATGATCCTAAGGTTACCTATTACACTTACTTGAATGCTGATACTACTGTCTTTAAGCAGGAATCTTATACCTATCCTGCAAAGCGCGAGGTTATTCCTGATGGCCCTGAGATGGTTGATGGTACTGGTGTTTACGAATTCAAGTTCTTGGAATGGATTAGCGTTGAATCCGAAGAATATGTCGGTAACGTTTATCAGGCTCTTTATGACACTTCCAAGGCTGTTTACACCATTGTGTTCAAGGATAAGGAAGGCAACGTTTATGGCGATACTTTGCGATTGGAATACGGTGAAAAGATTGAATATCCCAATGCGCAAAAGCCTGGTAAGGAACTTGTCGGATGGTTGCCGGAACCTGAATTCGTAACCAAGAGCGAAGAAATCATTGCTTTCTTTGTGGATGTTAAGAGCTCCAGCAGCGTTGAAGCCGAAAGCAGTTCCAGCAGCGTTGTTCCGGAAAGTTCTTCCAGCAGTTCTTCTGAATCTGTGCTTGTGAAGAAGGAAATGATTACCGACACAAATACTGTCCATCAGGAATCCTATTCCAAGGCTGTCAAACTGGAATTCTCCATCAAGGATGCCGACCCGAAGCATAATACCGATGTTGCTTTGATCGTGCGCAGAGAAGGTTCCGAAGACTCCATTGCAAAGGCTATGACATTTGATGGTATCGCAAGCATCGATACTGCTTGGGAATTGACGGTTTCTGCCGCAGGTAATTATACTGCTGATCTCGTCATTGCCAATGGCGCTTTCGTCGATTCAGTCAAGTTCTCCTTCGTTGTCGAAGACCGAATTACCGTGACCCAGAATAGCTGGAACATGGTTGCCATGTCTGCAATCAAGTCCCAGAAGCAGGAATGGGGTAAGGGTGGCGCCTTCTTCTGGTGGGATGAATCCAATCCGGTGGGTGATTACTGGCAGTACAAGGCTTATGCAGGTGAATCTGCAGAAGATACCAAGGGCTTCTGGTACGGTACCACCGCAGGAACTCCTTTGGTAATTGAAGGTGTTGCCAATTGCAAGGACTCCATGATTGTTTGGGGCTTGAAGAATGTCTACAGCGGTTGGAATCTGGTTGCAAATCCCTGTGGCTGGAGTGTCGACCTGTCTAAGGGCGAAAACGACAGTGGTGAAAAGGTTGTCTTCTGGCAGTGGAATGCTGCAAAGAGCGACTATGATTCTGTCAAGGTGATTGGTCCCTACAGTGCTGTATGGGTCAATGTGAAGAAGGCTACCACCTGGCGCATGCCTTCCGCTCCCAGCTTTAATGTTGTAACAAAGAAGATGAGCGCTGAAGATAAGTTCAAGTCTCTCCGCAAGTCTGCACTGCGCAAGGCTTCCTCCAAGAATTGGTCCGTGTTGGCAGTGCTCAGCGACAATAACGGAAAGACTGACTCCTGGAATATCCTTGGTGCTGGTGAAACTTCTGAAACCACTCTGGAACCGCCTTCCGGCATGGGTGACCGCGTCAACCTTTATGTAAAGGATGGCAAGGAAGCCTTGGCAAAGTCTGTGAAGGCTGTGGCCGACGAATACGAATGGACTTTGAATGTGAACGCAAGCACCAATCGCGAAGGCAAGATTTCCTTTGAAGGTGTTGACGAACTTCAGGCTGCTGGCCTCCACCTCTATGTTACCGTGGATGGCGTTACCTCCGAAGTCAAGCCGGGCGAATCTGTGAAGGTGGCTCTCACCAAGTCCTACAAGCAGGTGAATGTCCGCGTGGCTTCCGCCCCGAAGGCTATTGCCGTGGCAAGCCAGATCAATGGTTTCCGTGCGGTCAAGGCTGCCGATGGTCTCCAGATGCAGTTCGAAACCACTGGAGACTTGGCTGGTGCTGCTTCCCGCTATGCTCTGGTTGATGTGAAGGGCAAGGTGATTGCTTCTGGCAACTTCTCTGCAAGCGCTGGCAACAATTCCATCACCGTCGCCGCTCCGAAGGCCGGCATGTACTTCGTTCAGCTGAAGGTTGGCTCCCAGATGAGTTCCGCCAAGGTCCTGGTGAAGTAA